Below is a genomic region from Rhineura floridana isolate rRhiFlo1 chromosome 5, rRhiFlo1.hap2, whole genome shotgun sequence.
CTAATAACTTTTGCAACCGTAATTGTAATAGTTAAACTAAATTGTATCAATGTACCCAAAAAACTTTGAATGAACAAATTCTGAATCAGCCCCAGATACCACTGATGGTTTTGATTAAGAGCATAAACCATCTGGCCACAGACTGTGCCATTTCTATATTCAATACTGTGACTAGCTAAAACAACAATAGTGAATAATAGCAGCCAAGCACAAGTGGAAAGAACTGCAAGCATTACCTTTTCTATCCTTGTACTAGCCATCTGAGCCTCTGGAACATGTTGGAATTCAGTTAGCAAGTTCTGAACATGATTTCCAAATACTTTCAGCCAGGAAGAAGAGACTTTCATATCTGAAGAATGCATTAGTTCATTGTGACATTTAATCACCTAGTAATATAAACATGAAGCAAAACAGGTAGACTGTAAAACCACTGAGAGGCAATGGCAAGCAAGGACCAATCCTCAACTTATAGCCCTGCATTAGGGGCCACTAACTGAGTAACAAGTTTCACACCAGAAACTACACCACTGTTACTAGCATGGAAATGTTCCATGCGGTAAATGCCTTGCCAATGTTAGATTCCCTGACTTAAGGCCTCTCTGATCATCAGTTCCTTGATAATCAGCCTTAAGCCTTAAATACTTGACTATATTGCATTTTACACTGGTAGGCATACATAATCTATAGCGAAAGGAAGAGTGAAATCACTTCTGCCATTTTGATAAGTATGAACAATTCATTACTTTAGAAAGATTGTCATATTTAACAGTGCCCATGAAAATCAGTTTCTTTTATTAGTGAACTTCTGTGTGATTGCCAACAGATATGGAGGCAAAACAGAGCCATGAAGAAACAACAGGGAGACatcagcatgattgcatggactCTGAGGTTTACAGAAGAAGAAAACAACTAAAAGGCATCCACGAAAAACAGTGCAATGAAGACTGAGCACATACAGTAACCATGGAATGTTGGGTATCActtaaagaaaaatgaaagagaagAAGACAGGATGGAATGGAGGAGAGCttgactggctggctggctagagcTCTGAACATGAGTACTCTTATTAGGAAGAATAAATACTTCAACACTTTGTTGCAGGCCCATGTGTTCTGTTGACTTGGTGTGGCAACTTCATTTGGAATTGCAGAATGAAGAAAGGTAGGAGCAGATGATCATTTTTAATCAGAATAATTGAAAACAGCAAAAGgtgatgtatttattatttatttattattggatttatatctcacccttcctcccagcaggagcccagggcggcaaacaaaagcactaaaaacactttaaaacataataaaaacagacattaaaatacattaaagcaaaacaactttaaaacattttttaaaagctttgaagactttaaaaaaaaaggttaaaaaacattgtttttttaaaaaaaggtttaaaagcatattaaaaagcaattccgacacagaaggagactgggataaagtctcaacttaaaaggcttgttgtatgTAATGTATGTAATGCAAAAGTTTCTAGActgcatttaaaaaagcaaacatgtAAATACAGTGCCACATCAGAAACACAACAGCTTAGGGCCTAAACTAACAAAAGGAATTTTTGAAAATATCAGCTAGATCAAGACACATTAGTAATATGTATTAAAGAATGTTGATAAAATCTGATTGAAAGTAACATCATGGCTTTAAGATAAAGGTCCCTTTCTAAGTCCTTACTACCATGATATCACACAAGCACTATATGTCCTACCTCTCAAAGCTGTGATGTCATTTAAAATATTCCTGACAAATTTCTCATGCTACCCAAAATTGGttttagctttttttaaattaaaacttcACACCTGTTTTCTCCCAAGTGAAAACGATGGGGGTCATGAGATGTTAGCTGGTACTGACGTTCCCACAAAACAGTTCTTGGCACTCACTTAAGCCTTGATTGCAACTCAGTAGGTTGTACAGATACATCTGCTTGGATTCTCTTGAAAGAGAAGCGAAGATTTCCATGCAGATAAGGCAAAGAATTGGGTCTGCGAATAATTTATGGCCACCTCCAACCCCTCTGATTCCATCTCATCTCCTGAATCTTGAAAAAGCCCCACATTGAGGGAGAGACATCACCCCTTCCCTCTCCTGAGTTCTTCATGAACAGCAAAGAGCTTGGATTAAAGGAGGTACTCTTTGTCTCCCTTTCTATTGGACTTTTGTAGAGTGGGACATGGCTCACCCTTCTGGAAGCCCTGTAGTAGAGCCTCCCTTCCCTGAGTCTGGTGCAGGTCACGCACAGAGAACTCAGGGGAGGGGAATTGTACTGGGCTTGTGGACAGGGGCAGGGTGCTTGCCCAAATGGGAGGGCAGTCACTGGTGTTAGCCTGATGAGTATGTTTGTGGAACCCTATTAAAAAAGATGTCAATCAGTTATTGGATTACCTCTCTGACTTTCTTCTGATCGATGTTGCTGAAGTGATCACAGAAGGTGAAAAGGTTTAAGAGTGCTGATGCATCACACTTATCAGGACCACAAATATCTGCTTTCCCACGAGGCATGTAAGCCTATACAACGAAAGAGAATACTTGCAGTTAATGTGTTCTTTTCCAGTTCAGAAGCTAGTAATACTCTATTTCTAACTGTTATAACAGAACTAAAGTTTACTAAATTGTAGCTTTGTCATGCACTCTGCAAATGGCTAGAGCAAGGCTAAAATAGTGGTTTAGTTAGCAGTTGTAGTTGTCCTTTTTCTCTTTACAATCCCATTTTGATACTCTTTCTGGTTTTCTGAATAGTCATTCTATAACTTCCCACACCATATAGGAAAGGACATTTAGGACTTTCTTGATGAGCTACCATATGTCACCCTtaggccatcactgtctcttgaaTCCAAaatatgttccattttccataatGACGCATGAAGCTGGCAGATGATACTTTTATACTACACGTATTGCCTTTCAAAGCTCATCAGCATGCTTTTTATCACATGTTGATTGTACTTATGTCTAGTTCACAGCATGTATATCTGTTGGCAGTTATACAAGTAGGCAGTTTCTCAGAGTACATACATAATACACTGTGAGAACCCATagtgaaataaacaaatatataataaTCACACATCAGTTTTCATGGGCTTTTTCCCCCCTTAGGAGTCAGGGAGGAAATGGAGGCACCCTTTTCTCTAACATGGTTCTAGCACCTGTAATAGATGCATCTGGTAGATGTTAAACATGATTTTTTTTGCACCACCATTTCATTATGTCATGTGCTGAATATCTGCCTGTTATGCAGATGTCAAAAGCCACAGAATCTccgtcgagagagagagagagagagagagagagagagagagagagagagagagagagagatgcaactctattagtatgctgTTATATGATAAATGTTGCTATGAGTTATACAGTTCCAATTGTTCCTGTTAACTGACTAGAACCTTACAAATGGTGCGTTGGTGAATTCTCTGAATTTTCAAATCCAGAAATAAAGAAGGAATTGAAATCTGAGTAAACTAATACAAACAAGACAAAAGCTGGCAGTAGAAAGAAAAGGGGATAGCAACTGGTAGTCTAGAATTCAGAACAGCATGAGCTCCCTGTGCCTTCTGCAGATCTTTCAGAACTATCCGTATGTGGCAGGGCTAAGGTCCATTTATAGTAGGCATGGGGCACTTGTGGtcttccagacattgctgaactacagctcccataatccttgactattagcaatgctggctgggcaCATAggaacttgtagtccaacaacatgtggagggccacaggttccccatttctaaTTTCTGTCCTCCCCTGATGTATGCTGTGCAACCCCAGCTGAATTGTTACATACCCAGAAGTGAAAATGAGTAGAAATCAATTTTATGCAAAAGAACTATCAAGCATTACCTTTGCAAGTTCCCATGAGTTAGAAGGCCAGAGCCAAGGCCTGCAGTTTCCCCAGTTAACTTCGCCATTCCTATGTGTGTGATGATTCAAAATCTCTTTTTTCCATTCTTTACATAAGGAGCAGACAGGCTGAAACTGCAAAGGAAAAGAAACACCAACACAAGTGCTGCAGTTTAAATCAGCAGTTTCAAATCTTTTACCCAAGGAAGTGGGGCTCAAAGTTTAATTTAGATTTTCTCTCAATCCCAAGGCATTAGGTTAGATTACAGAATTGTACAATATGAAAAACAAACAATTTCCAGTCCCCAAagtcaacaaactacagtttggcAAAGAACAAGAGATAAAGGAGGGGGAGTAAAAAAATATAAACTAAATCTCTCAACACCATCTCAAAGCCTCATCAAGGAACAAGGGATAGTACTGTTTACTGGTGGCTGAAAAGAGGCTGAGATGCTGAGGCCAGATGGTCTTGCAGTTTTAGGGCTCAGCTATACTTCCATTTAATCTGTAATGTAAGCCCTTGCCTTGCATCTCCATTAATTTGCCCTTGTCCATATGACGGTCCCTGCCAACCACTGCCCTGCCTGATTTTCTCCTAACTAAATCCAGAGTTCCTCTACACAGCAATACTCCAAATAGTTCTGGATAGGGAAACTCTGGATTTAGTTAGGAGAAAACTGGGGATGATAGCAGTTTACGgagaacatcatatggatgaggatgaattaatggacacacaagggGCTTCTATTACAGATTAAATGGAAGTATGGATGAGCCCTTAATGTCTCTCTAGCAGGGATTCCAGTTCCTAAGTGTATCTGATAGATTCCTTCACGTGCATGGCAAGAAAAGTTGGAAatactttgaaattaatgggaaaaaTGCAAATAAAGCAGAAAGAGTTAAATATTTCCTCCAATTGCAGTGTTTTGAAATAATTATACTCGTTATCCCTACAAAATGCAGAAGAAGTAGACcaagatatacacacacacaccgggcagaATTCACAACACTCTTTGCAAGCAGGTCTcgtgtgtttttaaataccttGTGACAAGCTGAAATTTAATATATGGAAGATACACTGAGGAGAAAGGCTTCACTGGTTTAATTTCTTAAAAGAAACTGGAGCATAACTTACAGACTCTTTTCTATTGAAAGCATAATGTCCTCTACCCCCAAAAAGGAGAGTGTCAGATAgatcactacctctctaggtaattggttccattgtcatatggctctaacagtttggaagtttttcccgatgtccagtcaaaatccgacttcctgcaacttgagctcattattccgtgtcctgcgctctgggacgattgagaagatataccggccctcctgtatgtgacaacctttcatgtacttgaagagtgctatcatatctcccctcagtcttctcttctcaaggctaaacatgcccagttctttcagtctttcctcatagggctttgtttccagtcccctgatcatcctcgttgccctcctctgaacttgttccagtttgtctgcatccttcttgaaataaACAACTTAGTTCAATTATAAAGTTGTGGTAGTGCAGAGAGGCCAAAATTCATCAGGTAAGCCTTCCactaacttacaagatctgaacagggtagtttataacagatgctattggagctcactgattcatagtgttgccatatgtcgtaatcgacttgaaggcatacaacaacaaaagCCTTCCCCAGCATGGAGATTATGAGATGGTAAAAGTTGTGCAAGTTGAGTTTCTGCCTGTCAGGTTAGtctagcagcaaaacaaaaagccACAGACTTCCATCTGTCTAAAATATTTGATGTTTTCTTTATAATTCAAGATGAATCATATGATTAGCATCATTGAGTAATTTTAAGCAAATTGACATTATGATGCATTGTATAAGATTAAATAGTCCGTTTTCAGAACTTCACAGTTATTTAGCTAACTGTGAAGTATTGTCTGTCCAATCTTTTTTTGATAAATTTTGTGCTATAACATTATGTGAAACAATAATTTGAGCGATGACACCTTGGCACCCTTGAGAAATAGGAAATAGTCAAGATGGCTGCCAAATTAGCTTGGCAGCTGAGCAAAAGAATCAGGAAACGTTGCCCACCAAATATATTTTGACAGCTCAGCTATTTGTCTGTATCTTTTAATGGAGGCCCCACCTCCAAAAACCCCACTCAGCCTCAAAGAGATAGGAAAACAAGCATTCCACACACTTCACAGTTCTGTTTCTTAATAGAAAACTCCATTCACAGGGCAAGAACAGTATGAGTATATAGGAATAActataaaaatttaaataaaacggGCAGGGTTAGACACTCGCTTTTGTTGCAGTACTTTGAAACAATCATTTTCTTGTGACAAGCATAATCGTATCTAGGGATATTTCAAAGCAGCAATTCACACTGGCTTCAACTACATCTCTGTAAGGCGTCAGTTGGACTTCATTCTTGGCAGAGCACCATTCTTTTGACTTCTTTGCAATTTTCTTTGTAGCCTTCATAATGGCAGGTCACACTATCTTAATCTGGTGCTAGGTGAAACGTACTAACAGCCGTTTTTCAAAACACGAGATTAACTGTTTCCACAGAAGGTGAAGTAAGACGTCCCGATTCTATTAATTCTGTACAAGTACTCTGTGAGAAAGCAGGGTCTCTTCATTATGATGTTTCTAAAATCCTGGCCTGTTTCCATTAGTGAAATTGTTTCTCCTGAAGCTGAAGCCTTGACTGAGCACAGAACTTTGTTCTGCAATCAGTGCAATATGTTGTATCAGATGCCGCACACTGACTGCTCCAATCATTCTCATTTGCCCAAATGCATCATCACTGTGAGCCTTCCAAGCCTCTTAAATTGTTCCAAGGATTTCATGTTGGGTCTCTGATTAGCAGTACTAAATACAATTTAATATTCCACCATCAGCTATGATGGTTTGGATGAGGACACAGAGTGCACATTTTGCCACAAAAATAAAGGCTCCAAAAGCTAAAACCTGGACGTCTACTTTGATGTGGACACTTGCCTTGCAATATCATAGAATGAGTAAGCTCCTAACTCTTTAATTCAGAATGGGCTCTGCTACAGTgattaaaaaaatattgaaaatgcATTGTGTTATTTCCAGTTCCATTCTAAAGCTTGGGTGCCATATCCTACtaataacaaacacatttttaaacccaaaataataaaatcagctgGGTAGAAGAGATGAATTTGGAAACACAAAAACAACAGGTGGGGAAAGGGTTAGGCACCCCTCTACCGTCTTTCTCTCTGCTCCAAAACAAATGTGAAAGTGACACTGTAAAACAGCTGTGCATTTTTAAATCAATGATACTTAGTGCATCATGgtgaccatttaaaaaaaactgtcagCATAATTTATGTTCATGACCAGCATACCTAATGTAAGCATTTTTTCACAAGCAGACTTGAAATTCTGTAAGGTGACTCAGACTAAAGCTTCCAGCAGCCAGTGTCCAGCACCTCATTTCCTGTGCCACCATCGTTCCAGGTCCACTGGATCCCAAGCAGGCTAAGCCttagggcaggaatggggaacctgtggtcttccagttcttgttggactacaactcccagcatccctgactgctggacatgctggctgagacAATGATGAAGGGTCAATAGTGTGAGACTATCTCTTTTGCTTGGTAAAAACCAAGCTT
It encodes:
- the C5HXorf38 gene encoding uncharacterized protein CXorf38 homolog isoform X2; its protein translation is MALAELASRLNCAEYKNWVKAGHSLLLLRGALQRFAGEQIQDFHRQLLARLSPPGSRCNGRCTPRGKQFQPVCSLCKEWKKEILNHHTHRNGEVNWGNCRPWLWPSNSWELAKAYMPRGKADICGPDKCDASALLNLFTFCDHFSNIDQKKVREVIKCHNELMHSSDMKVSSSWLKVFGNHVQNLLTEFQHVPEAQMASTRIEKDLNRIQNVRDFLNGSHDLQRRLQTEMQNLKDLEQKMYAKNNYVKETQEVNYEQEKDGPSEKMKHMI